One Vicugna pacos chromosome X, VicPac4, whole genome shotgun sequence DNA window includes the following coding sequences:
- the LOC102545667 gene encoding small ribosomal subunit protein uS15 yields MGRMHAPGKGLSQSALPYRRSVPTWLKLTSDDVKEQIYKLAKKGLTPSQIGVILRDSHGVAQVRFVTGNKILRILKSRGLAPDLPEDLYHLIKKAVAVRKHLERNRKDKDAKFRLILIESRIHRLARYYKTKRVLPPNWKYESSTASALVA; encoded by the coding sequence ATGGGTCGCATGCACGCTCCCGGGAAGGGCCTGTCCCAGTCGGCTCTGCCCTACCGCCGCAGCGTACCAACCTGGCTGAAATTGACGTCTGATGACGTGAAGGAGCAGATCTACAAACTGGCCAAGAAAGGCCTGACTCCCTCACAAATTGGTGTGATCCTGAGAGATTCACATGGTGTTGCACAAGTACGTTTTGTGACAGGCAATAAAATCCTGAGGATTCTTAAGTCCAGAGGACTTGCTCCTGATCTTCCTGAGGATCTTTATCATTTAATTAAGAAGGCTGTTGCTGTTCGGAAGCATCTTGAGAGGAACAGGAAGGATAAAGATGCTAAATTCCGTCTGATTCTGATTGAGAGCCGTATTCATAGGTTGGCTCGCTATTACAAGACCAAACGAGTCCTCCCCCCCAATTGGAAATATGAGTCATCCACAGCTTCTGCCCTGGTTGCATAA